Genomic segment of Ignavibacteria bacterium:
GATGCAGGACACATTCTCGGTTCAGCTTTCAGTTATTTCAAAATCAAAAACTCTCAAAAGACGATTGACTTTTGTTTTCTCGGAGACCTGGGCAGACCAAATATGGCAATCCTGAAAGATCCGGAAAAAATTCCCACACCCGATGTTATAATTTCCGAGAGCACATACGGTGGAAGATTTCACAAACCAGCGCAGGAAACAGAAGAGGAGCTGGAAGACATAATTGTAAAAAACCGTGGACGGAGAGGGAAAATAATTGTACCTGCATTCAGCGTTGGCAGAACACAGGAATTAGTCCTCGCACTTCATAACCTCTTTAAGCGCAATGTTATTACCAAAATGCCGATATATGTCGACAGCCCTCTCTCAGTAAATGCAACCGAAGTTTTCAGGAAGCACGAAGAATGTTTTGATGAAGAGACACTTCAATATGTAATGAACGATGAAGATCCATTTGCATTCAAATTATTAAATTATACGAAGTCAGTTGAGGATTCCATTAAATTGAACGATTGCGATGAACCGTGCATCATTATCTCTGCCTCGGGGATGGCTGAGACAGGACGGGTCCTCCATCACTTGCGGAATAGTATTGAAGATCAGCGCAACACCGTATTAATTGTCGGATATA
This window contains:
- a CDS encoding MBL fold metallo-hydrolase is translated as DAGHILGSAFSYFKIKNSQKTIDFCFLGDLGRPNMAILKDPEKIPTPDVIISESTYGGRFHKPAQETEEELEDIIVKNRGRRGKIIVPAFSVGRTQELVLALHNLFKRNVITKMPIYVDSPLSVNATEVFRKHEECFDEETLQYVMNDEDPFAFKLLNYTKSVEDSIKLNDCDEPCIIISASGMAETGRVLHHLRNSIEDQRNTVLIVGYNAPHTLGRRLVEREEEIKIFGEEHKLRAEVVVMNSFSAHADRKETLEFFDSFDRKKLKRTYLVHGDYDQQLKLQSGLETAGFSNIKIPERGDVFAL